In Bosea sp. (in: a-proteobacteria), one DNA window encodes the following:
- a CDS encoding CreA family protein, which produces MPFRRWVLAALALGLSGASLSPAVAQEDLIFRKSTVWKMLTPNDKLAVYGVDDPAVEGVACHYTVPEKGGVSGMFGVAEEVSEVSLSCRQIGPIKFKEKAGQGDVVFRERRSLVWKKMQIVRGCDAKRNVLVYLVYTDKLIDGSPQNSTSTVPVMPWGASGEPPKCSDWIR; this is translated from the coding sequence ATGCCGTTTCGTCGTTGGGTTCTGGCCGCGCTGGCGCTTGGCCTGTCCGGGGCCTCGCTGTCGCCGGCCGTGGCGCAGGAGGACCTGATCTTCCGCAAGTCGACCGTCTGGAAGATGCTGACGCCTAACGACAAGCTCGCCGTCTACGGCGTCGACGATCCCGCCGTCGAGGGTGTCGCCTGCCATTACACCGTGCCCGAGAAGGGCGGCGTCTCCGGCATGTTCGGTGTCGCCGAGGAGGTCTCGGAGGTGTCGCTGTCCTGCCGCCAGATCGGACCGATCAAATTCAAGGAGAAGGCCGGGCAGGGCGATGTCGTCTTCCGCGAGCGCCGTTCGCTGGTCTGGAAGAAGATGCAGATCGTGCGCGGCTGCGACGCCAAGCGCAACGTGCTGGTCTATCTGGTCTATACCGACAAGCTGATCGACGGTTCGCCGCAGAACTCGACCTCGACCGTGCCGGTCATGCCCTGGGGCGCCTCGGGCGAGCCGCCGAAATGCTCCGACTGGATCAGGTGA